From a single Brassica napus cultivar Da-Ae chromosome C9, Da-Ae, whole genome shotgun sequence genomic region:
- the LOC106449233 gene encoding pathogenesis-related protein 1-like: protein MSFSGYSFVVLTLFSIILTQIYGLGKVDPMYDLKPEETLAIHNQIRVDVGVAPLVWDDKLAAYAQNYANVRSKDCAMKHSTDGMYGENLAAGWVQPLDTMSGPIATKFWLTEKPNYNYDTNRCSGVCGHYTQIVANQSQRLGCGTVRCHNNEYVWVVCNYAPRPMGDANTRPY from the coding sequence atgtcgTTTTCTGGTTATAGCTTCGTCGTACTAACATTATTCTCCATTATCTTAACTCAAATATATGGTTTGGGAAAAGTTGACCCAATGTATGATCTCAAACCGGAAGAAACGCTAGCGATTCACAACCAGATTCGAGTCGATGTCGGGGTGGCTCCGTTGGTATGGGACGATAAACTAGCTGCCTACGCACAGAACTACGCTAACGTACGATCCAAAGACTGCGCCATGAAGCATTCAACTGACGGAATGTACGGCGAGAATTTAGCCGCAGGGTGGGTCCAACCTTTGGACACAATGAGCGGTCCGATTGCGACTAAGTTTTGGTTGACGGAGAAGCCTAATTACAATTATGACACCAACAGATGTAGTGGTGTGTGTGGGCATTACACCCAGATTGTGGCTAATCAATCGCAAAGACTTGGTTGTGGTACGGTCAGGTGTCATAACAATGAGTATGTTTGGGTCGTATGTAACTATGCTCCTAGGCCAATGGGTGATGCGAACACACGTCCGTATTAA